A genomic region of Nymphaea colorata isolate Beijing-Zhang1983 chromosome 2, ASM883128v2, whole genome shotgun sequence contains the following coding sequences:
- the LOC116248357 gene encoding heavy metal-associated isoprenylated plant protein 43-like encodes MVIKTVLKVEISCEKCKRMLLMAISGLQGIDQIDVDAAKGIITVTGEADPIEIIVRARKTGKCVQVESIGPPPKPEEKKEEKKEEKKEEKKEEKKEEKKEEKKEEKKEEVKLPPCCRSCEQITISILPYEPPAACSVM; translated from the exons ATGGTGATCAAGACGGTTCTCAAGGTTGAGATTTCATGCGAGAAATGCAAGAGGATGCTCCTCATGGCGATCTCTGGCCTTCAAG GCATCGACCAGATCGACGTTGATGCAGCCAAAGGCATCATTACAGTAACTGGTGAGGCTGACCCAATTGAGATCATTGTTCGCGCGAGGAAGACAGGGAAGTGTGTACAGGTAGAAAGCATAGGGCCGCCACCTAAACccgaagagaagaaggaggagaagaaggaagagaaaaaagaagagaagaaggaagagaaaaaagaagagaagaaggaagagaaaaaggaagagaagaaggaagaggtcAAATTGCCACCGTGCTGTAGATCATGTGAACAGATAACCATTAGCATTTTACCCTATGAGCCACCTGCTGCATGTTCGGTTATGTAA